The window AGAAAACTTATAGGGGGCTGGTTCCATGGAGCTAAGTCTATTCACATGCTACCGAAATAAATCTAAGACTCTGTCCCAAAAGGTTTTTTTCTCTTCTGCAACATGAGGTATAATTTCTTTCTTTTCCAATCGAATAGGAGGTGTCTGTATAATGAGCTGGGTGTTTGTTTCGATTGGATTACCTAAATCCACAAAAGAAGAACGTGTTCCCTCTCGGGCTGTAAGGGATTCATAAGCATTCACTTTCTCATGGATGGTTGCAATGCCACTGTGCAGTTCTTTTTGTCCATCCTGTAATTGATGCATATGGGATGGCAGTTCCTTGGTCTGCTGGTTTAACTGACTGGCACCTTTGTGCAACGCTTTTATGCCTTTTGATAAGTCATGGGTTCCTCCATGTAAATGTTGTAATCCTGTGGTTAATTGACCTACTTGACTTGGCAATTGACTAACTTGCTGATGATAAGCTTTCATGCCTGTTTCTACTTTGTTTATACCAGCTACATAGGTATGGAGTCCTGCATTCAATTGCTCCATGGATATAGCCATCTGGGTATAAGCTTCCATCTGTGCGATGAGTTGATGACCTAAGTTGATATTGTCTTCAACACCACTGGCGATCATGTTTTGTGCCAAAGCTAAGGTTTGCTCTTTACCTTCTAATAAGTTATCCATGTTTTCTTTAATACTGCTGTAACCACCTGTAAGCTGTTCCACACTTGCTTGTGCTGAGCCAATGCCCGTTACCAGTTCATGAACCGATGTGACCATCTGGGTAGACTGATCTTGAAAGCTGGTGATACCTTCTGTTGCCTCTTGCAATCCTTCCTCCACTTGCTCTGCACCTGTCATTAGTCCTTTTGCACCCTTAGACAAATCATAAACAGCATCTGTAACAGACTGGATACCTTCCTGTAAGTCTGTCGTTTTTTCTACTAATTCATTGGACCCATCTGCCATATCACCTATACCATCAATGCCTTCTTGTATATCCCCTGGAACAGTCATGTCAAAAGGAACCAGGGTCATGATGATGGGGCTAAGCTCCAGATTTTGAACCACAGCCTCTAAGATGAACTCTCCTGTTTGGTCTGGTAACAGCATGTAATTAACGGTTAATGTCTTACCTACGGTGACCACATTACCGCTATTCATGCGTACATCTGAGAATTTATCCAAATCCAATGCCACTTGTATTTGGGTACTGAAATCCATATCAGCTTGATACCCTTTATTCTTATCAACACTTATTTTTAACATAAACTGGCCGCTTTTACCGGCTAATTGACTTGCTTGTATAGGTTCATCATTCAGATAGTAGGTAATGTGATAGCCATGAGGCAGTTGAATATCCTCTAACTCACCTTCGTAGTAAAAATCCTTTGTCAGTACATCTGCTGGCCAAGTGATTCTGTTGCCTTCAATTAGACCAACCGTATCATCCATAAGACTCTTAACAGATTTATAAGAACCGTAATCCACAATGACCGCTTCATCTGTACTGCCATGTAAACGATTCACCACCGTTGTATGGTCCATGGTTCCATCATGGTTTAACTTGATGTAGATACTTTCATGTTTACTAACTTGTGCGTACACTGGACGTATCATGGTTAATGATAGTAGACTGATTAATAAAAAAGCTATTTTTTTCACTTCATTCACCCTCTCTTATGGCTATGTTTCTTTTTCTTGGTGATCACAAATAGTGCGGGTAATAACAGAATAACTAAGATGGTACTAATAACGGCACCTCTCCCGATGAGTAAGGTGACTTCGCCTACTGCTACATTAGAAGTCATGTAGTGAACACATAAACAGGCTGATAATATAATCATGGCACTGACCAGTATGGATTGCCCAGATTTATGAACCGCTTGTTTTACAGCATCTATGTTCGGCATTTTTTTACTGAAATGACGGTATTTATCTGTCAGTAAAATAGCATAATCAATAGTGGCCCCTAACTGTATGGCACTAATGATAATGTAGGAGATAAAATTAATGCTGGTGCCCATAAAATAAGTGATGGATAAATTAATCCATATACCTAATTGAATAACCAATACTAAAAGGATGGGAAACTTAATGGACTTAAAGGTAAGCATTAAAATAATAAAAATAATGATAACCGATGCAATGGATACTTTCACAAAATCATCAGGTGTTACGTCACTCAGGTCTTTAACAGCCTGGGTATCACCTGTGATGTAATAATCATCGAAATATTTTTGGGATATTTGATCCAGTTCATCAATGGTCTGAAGGGTTATCTGGTCTTCTCGACCACCAATGAGCTCCACCATGTAATAGGCATACTGATCGGTGGTATACTGATGGATTACTTCTTCAGGTATAAAGGCTTGGGGTATGGTATGATCCACCAATGTATATAAACCGGTCATATCCCTTACATATTCCAATTGTTGTATGTCTTGAATATAGTGTTCATGGGTTACCTTATTGTCATGAGGTACTATAAGAATGGCCTGTGTCCCCAGATTATCCACCACTTCTTTTAAAGGATTCTCCTCTTGATGATTGGTGGATACCAGGTAATTGTAGGTGACTTTTCTCTGAGCTTTGAATGTAGGTATCATGAGGATTAATGCTATGATCATGATGATATGCCTGTATTTGACAGCCATTCCAGCTACTTTTTTAAAGGAAGGCAAATACACCTTATGGGTATATTTTTCAATTAACTTATCAAACAAGATGATTAAACAAGGCTGTAACGTTAACACAGCAATTAAACTAAAGAACACACCTTTTCCTAACACAATCCCTAAATCTGCCCCCATACCATAGCGCATTAGTAATAGAGCAGAAAAACCGCCAACAGTTGTCAAGGCACTAGCGGATACCGATGAAAAAGTTTTAGCGATGGCGTTAATCATGGATGCTTTTAGAGCATGCCCTTTTGAACGTTCATCATGGAACGTATGTAATAGGAAGATAGAGTAATCCATGGATAGAGCTAATTGGAGTATTGCCGTTGCAGAGAAAGTAATGGACGATACATCATCTAAGAAAATATTGGTTCCCATGTTGATGACAACGGATATCCCGATGGTAATTAAGAAAAAAATGGGTTCAAAATAGGAGGATGTGGATGCCATAAGGATGAAAAAGATAATGATCACACCGAGGACAAGGTATTTAGGCAATTCCTTCAAAGCACTCTCCATGCCTTCCTTGGACTGCATAGCCGGTCCGCCAAGATAATAGTCACCCTCTACAACGTGGTTAATTTCATCCATAATGGCAAAGGACCGAGAGGAATTATTGGAGTGTTCTAGGAATATGTATAGAATATAAGCATCCTCTTTGATGAATTTATCCACACTTTTTTCATTCATAAACCCTATTGGTTTTTTGATATCTTCGTAATCACCTAACCAAGTCACTTTATGGACACCTTCAATGGATTTTATTTTTTCCACTGTATCTGCCACTTCATACAGTTCTTTATTTTGTATAGCTAATATGCCTTGACCAAGCATATCGAATTCTTCCCTTAATATCTTTTCACCTTTTTTAGTCATGGTGTTATCTGGCAGGTAAGATGATAAATCGGAGTTAATGGTAACATATTGCATGGCAAATGCTGATACGAGTAACACCACCAAGTATAATCCAATAAAAATCTTATGATGATGAACAATAAATCCAGCAAATTTCTTCATGTGACACCTCCTGTTCTGATTTTACGGTCAATCTAAGCTTAGGCAATCAACATTTCTCAAATATCAAACGTTAATTTCAAATACTCATTTAAAATTTATATTTTAATTATATCTAAGATTTCCATCTTGTCAAGAGCATCAGCTTAATATGCTAAAAAAGGACATCCTAAAAAAGGTCTGCTTATAATGGACATGGTTTGAACTAAGTGTCTCTTTATGTTAGAATATACTATTATAAGTTGAAACACGATTGAGGCGATATTTCATGAAGAAAAGTGATGAAGCAAGACAAAAAATTATGCATGCCACCATTGAATTGTTAAGCAAACAAGGACATGCCACCATAAAAGAAATATCTGACATGTCCCATGTTAATGTGGCAGCGGTTAATTACTATTATGGTGACAAACAAAGCTTGTATAACAAAGTCATTGATTATGTGTCTGAAGAACTAAAAGGTAACATAACCAAACTCATTGATGGGTCAACCAATGATTTAGAACCTGTGGTTAAAGAGGTGATTAATATCATCTATCATTGGACCTTAAAATATAATGGTGTGTTAAAATACATGATTGGCAACAACAGTCAAGATGGTAAAGAAGCTTTCATGTTCAATCATTTATTTTACGATGAAGCATTTTCAAAAAAAATCTATGCACATTTGGAAGAATATACAGGTATTCATGACCAAGAATTATTATACATCAAGTACATGATTATCTTTTCCAGTTTTGCATTCCCAATGATGATTGAATTTATTCGAAATGAGGGTACGCTGAATGATAGCATGCACGCTACTTCTCTTTCTCAACCATCCTTTAAGAAAAAATATATTGATGAATTAATCAAGGTCATTATGGACTAAATAAAGTTATGAACAAAAGAGGCTACGCCTCGTTCCGCAAAGCGGATTTGTCCGTTAGGAAAGTTTCCTTACCACAAATGAGAATGCTCCTATCTCATTTGTTAAATTGAGAACTTTCCTATAGAAGAACACATGTTAACCCGTGTAAAAGGTAAGTAATAGACTTACATCATAAGGTGGTATATATGAATCAGAAAACATTAAACACGTTAGAATATAATAAAATCATAGGTCAGCTGGTTGATCTTACATCATCAAAAATGGCTAAAGAGATTTCCATGAATCTACAACCCCATTATGACCTGACCTATATTCGAAAGAAGCAGCAAGAAACCACAGAAGCCGTGACCATGATTCTGAAAAGAGGTTCACTCCCTCTAGGTGGTTTAAAGGATATTCGTTCTTCCTTAAAACGGCTATCCATTGGCGGCAACCTTTCTATGCTGGAATTATTACATATAGGTGAAGTTCTTCGGGTATGTTCACAAGTAAAATCCTACGCCAAAGGTGCTAAAGATGCCAACCAGTTCCTTAATTTGGAACTTCTCTATAACCTATTTGATAACATTGAAGTGCTCCATCCTCTCTACAAAGAGATTACCCGCTGTATTATCTCTGAAGAGGAAATGGCAGATGATGCAAGTCGTGAACTGCATCAAATAAGACGACAGATGAAGGTATCCAATGAAAAGATTAAAGAGCAGTTGAATCGTATCATAACGTCGTCAAGCTATAAGACCATGCTCCAAGACCCGATTATTACCATTCGTAATGATCGCTATTGTGTGCCTGTCAAACAAGAATATCGAGGTTCTTTTAAGGGTATGATTCACGATCAGTCTGCTTCTGGCTCGACCTTATTCATTGAGCCTATGTCCGTTGTGGAATTAAACAATAAAGTAAAAGAACTCTTTACAAAAGAAAAACAGGAGATTGAAAAAATCCTTGCACGGTTAAGCAGCTTCTGTTATGAACATGCATTCCAACTGGACGCTAATACCAAGCTGTTAACGGAGATCGATTTTATCTTTGCAAAAGGAGAGCTCTCCATCGCACTGAATTGTACAGAACCAACATTCAATGACCATAAGCATATCCGTATCATCAAAGGCCGTCATCCATTATTGGATCAAAAAACCGTTGTACCTATTGATATTCATCTGGGTCAAGATTTTACAACCCTGATGATTACAGGTCCTAACACGGGAGGTAAAACAGTTACCTTAAAAACAGTAGGCTTACTCACACTCATGGGACAGGCAGGTCTTCACATTCCTGCTTCAGCCAATTCTCAATTATCCATTTTTGACCACATATTTGCTGATATTGGTGATGAACAGAGCATTGAACAATCGTTGAGTACCTTCTCCTCACACATGACCAATATCATTGATATACTGGCCCATGCTACAGAAGATTCTTTGGTCTTATTTGATGAATTAGGGGCCGGAACTGATCCAACAGAAGGTGCCGCTCTGGCTATGGCCATATTGGATAATCTCCATGCCAAGGATATTTTAACGGTAGCAACAACCCACTACAGTGAGCTTAAGGTCTATGCCCTCTCCACAAGTGGCGTAGAAAATGCTTGTTGTGAATTTGATGTAAAAACACTACGCCCAACCTATCGCTTACTAATTGGTATCCCAGGTAAAAGTAATGCTTTTGCCATTTCCAAGCGCTTAGGTCTATCCGATGATATCATTGATGAAGCCAAACAGTTATTAGAACAAAAAGAAGTGCGTTTTGAAGACCTCATTACAGAACTTGAAATCAGTAAAAAAACAACCCTCATGGAAAAAGAGAAAGCTGAACGGTACAGCAGAGAAGCTGAACAGCTGAAAGAGAAAGTTGAAGTTCAAAAAGAAAAAATCGCTCAGCAAAAAGAACGTATTCTAAAAGAAGCCAAGGAAGAGGCCTATAAGGTCCTTAGCCTTGCTAAAGATAAAGCCGATCATATCATTAAAGAAATGACAAAGCTGAGTAAACATACGGGTAATGCAAAAGAAATGGAGTCTCATAGAAGCAGCCTCCGTTCCTCCATCACTTCCATGGAAAAAGGTCTGTCATCCAGCATGAAACCTAAAAAGAATGTTACTAAATCGTTGAAAGATGTGAAAGCTGGGGACATGGTATTTGTCACCACCCTTAATCAAAAAGGTACGGTGTTATCACCGCCAAATGCAAAAGGTGATGTGCAATTACAAATGGGCATCATGAAAACAAAAGTAAACATAAAAGATTTGAGTTATGTAGGTGGTGGTGATATCACTTACAAAAATCAAACACCCAAAACAAAAAAATCTGTCTCATCCAAGTCCATGTCCATATCGCCAGAAGTGGATGTAAGGGGCTGTATGGTGGACGAGGCACTGGGGATATTGGATAAGTTTCTTGACGATGCTTACCTCTCCCACTTACCTCAAGTCACCATTATCCATGGTAAGGGAACAGGTGCTCTACGAACTGGTATCCATGGTTTCTTAAGACGAGTAAAATACATTAAATCCTTCCGAATTGGTTCTTTTGGTGAAGGTGAATCTGGCGTAACCATTGTGGAATTTAAATAAAACGATCTGAACAATCATTTAAGCACGAAACAAGGCTATATCATAAGATGCATACAAATAATGGAGGTGATTCAATGGAATCCAAGCAAAAGATACTCATAGTCGACGATGACCCCAATATTACGGAACTTATTTCGTTATACTTAAATAAAGAAGGGTATTTAACCAAGTTTGTGCATAATGGTAATAATGCTTTAAAAATCTTTCAAACCTTTGCACCTAACCTGGTCATACTTGACCTTATGTTACCTGGAATGGATGGTTATGATGTATGTAAGGAAATACGTAAGATGAGCAACATTCCCATTATCATGCTCACGGCAAAAGGTGAAACCTTTGATAAAATATTAGGTCTTGAACTGGGTGCAGATGATTATATGGTTAAACCCTTTGACACCAAAGAGTTAACAGCTCGTGTAAAAGCGGTACTGCGTCGCTATCAACCAAGAGATGATAAAACAAAACAGGTGGTGGTACCTAATCTTACCATTAATCTGTCCAATTATACCGTTATCTATTTTGATGAAAAGATTGAAATGCCTCCAAAAGAGTTAGAACTTCTCTACTTTTTAGCATCCAATGCGAATCAGGTTTTCACACGAGAACAATTGTTGGATCGTATATGGGGTTATGAATACATTGGCGATACACGAACGGTAGATGTTCATGTCAAAAGGATTAGGGAGAAAATCAAAAAATCTGATTATTGGGGTATTAAAACAGTATGGGGAATTGGCTATAAATTTGAGGTGAAATAATGTTTAAATCCTTTGTAAGTAAATTTTTTACTTTGTATGCTGCGTTAACCCTGCTTACATTTATCTGTTTAACATCCTTTATTACCTATGTCATCAACGGTTATTTTATATCCGATAAAAGCGATAAGCTCATTGAATCGGGTAGAATCATCAATGAAATGTACCTCTTAGAGGATATTAATAGTAGTTATTTTAGGACGGCTATTAACTCTATGAGTCGTGCATATGGGTCTCGAATATGGATTGTCACCAATAATGGAACCATTTTAATGGACTCGGAATCTAATAAATTATCCGGTATCACCTTTGATACCCAGCGCCCTAACATTCAAAAAGCAATAGAAGGTCATCATGTGACCTTTACAGGTAATTTTTACGGCCTTTTTCGGGAAAGGATGATTACCGTCATCGTTCCTATCAGGTACAATAATGAAACCATGGGGCTTATCTTTTTACATGCTTATTACCCATCCATCACCAATGCTACCAATCCGTTTTTTAGGGTAACCCTTATTAGTTTACTCTTTTCATTAGTGGTGTCCATTATGCTGATGTATCTCTTCTCTAGAAGGATCACAAAAATCTTCCAGCAGATGAATAAAACAGCAAAATCCATTGCTAATGGTAACTTTGAGAGTAGAATTATGATTCATAGTAATGATGAATTTGGTGAACTTGCTACGAACCTTAACTATATGGCTGCTGAATTGGGTAAACTTGAAGAAATGCGGCGGGGTTTTATTGCCAATATTTCGCATGACTTCCGCTCTCCACTCACATCCATCAAAGGCTTTGTACAAGCCATATTGGATGGTACCATACCACCAGAGAATCAGGACAAGTACCTGAATATCGTGTTAAACGAAAGCAACCGCTTAACCAGCCTAACCAATGATATTCTACTACTGGCTAAACTTGAAAACAATGGGATAACCATTAATCGAACCTCTTTCGATATCCATAATCTTATACGGGAAGTCATCATTCAATTTGAACAGAAAATCATCGATAAGAAAATGGAGATCACCATATTGATCGATGAAAAAGCTGTGTTTGTAGATGCCGATCGACAAAAAATACAGCGTGTACTCTACAACATGATTGATAATGCCGTAAAATTCTGTGGTAAAGGTGACCGCCTCACCATTGAAACAACTAAGTATAAAGAAAAAATTAATATATCCATCAAAGATACAGGACCTGGTATTAAGGAAGAAGACATTAAGTATATCTTTAATCGTTTCCATAAAGCTGACCGTTCTCGAGGTAAAGATAAAAAAGGGACCGGTCTTGGTTTGTCCATCGTAAAAGAAATCATCAATGCCCATGGCGAAACCATCAATGTCAACAGTCAACTGAATAAAGGAACAGAGTTCGTGTTTACTTTGACTTTGGATAAGGGCAATAAGATGTATAGATAGTTTCTATAATCTATAATTGTAAGTAAAAATACAAAAAAACACGTACAACATTAAAATAACTGTTAAAAAACTATTGATTACATCAGTAGTTTTTTTACTTCCTAACTTGATTATTCTTAGCCGTTTCTTATACAAAATCTAATCGTTCACCACACACACCAGAAAATATTTAATGTTACGTTTGATGCAATTTCTATATCACCATGCACCATACTGAATCCTAATAAAAATTGTGCATTTTCTATAAAATCTAATATAGTCTATATTTACACTATACATATGTAATTGGCATATGCTATAATCTTTAAAGAGGCGGGGTGTTAAAATGAAGCGAAAGAATTTATGGCTTTCATTTTTATCGCATCATTAAATAATCAAGGAGTGGTATAATGCTTATATTAAAGAATACAGCAAACATATTTGAAAACGTAAAACAACGCAACAGACATGAACCTGAATTTCTTCAAGCTGTGGAAGAAGTGCTTGCATCCATTGATCCCGTATTGGATAAGCACCCTGAATATGAAAGTGTTGTTAGGTGTATTGTAGAACCTGAAAGACTTATCATCTTTCGTGTTCCTTGGATAGACGATATGGGTAATGTAAAAATTAATCGTGGATTTCGTGTCCAATTCAATAGCGCTATTGGACCCTACAAAGGTGGCTTAAGATTCCATCCTAGCGTTAATGCCAGCATTATAAAGTTTCTTGGTTTTGAACAAATATTTAAGAATTCATTAACAGGTCTTCCCATTGGTGGTGGTAAAGGCGGAAGTGATTTTGATCCAAAAGGTAAGACAGATAATGAAATTATGCGTTTTTGTCAAAGTTTTATGACGGAACTATCAAGATATATCGGTGCTTATACAGATGTACCAGCCGGTGATATGGGTGTTGGTGCTCGTGAAATCGGGTATCTCTATGGACAATATAAACGCATCAAAGGTCTAAATGAAGGGGTTCTAACAGGTAAGGGTTTACAATACGGAGGCAGTTTAACCCGAACAGAAGCCACAGGATTTGGATTAATCTATTTGATGGAAGAGATTCTTCGACATCATCAAGATACACTACAAGATAAAACGGTTGTTATCTCTGGATCGGGAAATGTTGCTATCTATGCAACAGAAAAAGCCCAGCAATTAGGAGCTAAAGTTGTAGCTCTAAGTGATTCAACAGGGTATATCTATGACCCAGACGGCATTAAGCTCGATATTGTAAAGCGTATAAAAGAAGTTGAAAGAAAACGTATACATGAATATGTAAGATATTATCCAACAGCCCAGTACTATGATGGGTGCAGTGGTATCTGGTCCATTCCATGTGATGTTGCCCTCCCGTGTGCAACGCAAAATGAAATTGATGAAGGATCTGCAAAAATCCTTGTAAAAAATGGCTGTATTGCCATAGGAGAAGGTGCTAATATGCCGTCTACACCAGAAGCCATAGAGGTCTACCTTACCCATAACATAAAATTTGCCCCTGGGAAAGCTGCTAACGCTGGCGGTGTAGCTGTGTCTGCATTAGAAATGACCCAAAACAGCATGCGTTTATCCTGGTCATTTGAAGAAGTGGATAAAAAACTTCAAGACATCATGAAAAACATCTTCATTTCCATGCGTGATGCTGCTATTGCATATGGTCAAGAAGGTAACTATGTTATCGGCTCCAACATTGCAGGCTTCCTAAAAGTGGCTCAGGCAATGCATGCACAAGGTACTGTATAAGGACGAAGGATTCATTCTCTTTCTCACTCAACAATAATTATCAAAACCTAAGAATCCTAAATAATTGACTTATATCAATTATTTAGGATTCTTGTAGAAGGTTCTCCATCCATATTTTTCATACTTTTTCTTGTTGCAGTAGGTGTATTCCCAGTATATTTTAAGTACATCCGGTTAAAATAGCTCTGATTAGAAAAACCGCTCATGTCGGATATGTGACTGACAGGAATATCCGTTTCCGTTAATAAGCGTTCCGCTTGATATACGCGATGTATATTCAGCAACTGGGTAAAGGGTTTCCCTGTGAGTTTTTTAATAACCCTGCAAAAATAATGCTTATTCATATTAAGAGCCTGTGCCATGTCATCCAATGAAATGTCATGTTGATAATTGTTTTGGATATAAGACCACATGTCGTCCATCATTTTTTTGTTAACACTTGAAAAGGTATGCTTTTCTTCTGAATCAAAATGGTCACTGTACCTTACCATGGTAGCAAAAATCCGTTCTATCTCCGTTTTTATGTAAACCTCATAGGCTTTTCCTTTGGTACTGTATTCGTACATAATCAGGTCTAAAGACTCTGCTAACTTATGAAACAATTGACTGTTGGAGGGTACCCTAGAAAGCAATCTTTTTTCACCAGCTAGAAAGGGTTGTATATAGGTTATATAATAGTCATTCATGTTGATACTATCCAGCATTTTTTTATCAAAAACGATGGCATAGAATTTCCCTACATGGCCATCAGCTGACTCCACATAATGAACTTGAAACATGTTGACAAAGAAAATATTCTCACCTTCTGAATAGTAAGTATCGTTTCCAATTCGAATATTAACCTTACCTTCCTTCACATAGATAATTTCAAAATTATCATGATAATGAGGATGCAGAGGATGGCCCTCTCTAACTGCACAGTTGTATAGAGACAAGGGGAAAGCTGTCTCTCGCGCATAACTGGTTTGTAAATATCCTTTCTGATATATGGCATTATGCATTGTTCTCTACTCCTCCCAATTACACTACTTTTTCTAGGACATGTTGGTGGTTTCATTATATGAATAACCCGATGAATATAAAGTCAATATTGTATTACTATAAGTCAATATCAATGCTAGTTGGCTCAATGGGTATGTAATATAATATTATCATAGTCTCACTGCTAACTCAAGGTCTAGCA is drawn from Vallitalea pronyensis and contains these coding sequences:
- a CDS encoding methyl-accepting chemotaxis protein, coding for MKKIAFLLISLLSLTMIRPVYAQVSKHESIYIKLNHDGTMDHTTVVNRLHGSTDEAVIVDYGSYKSVKSLMDDTVGLIEGNRITWPADVLTKDFYYEGELEDIQLPHGYHITYYLNDEPIQASQLAGKSGQFMLKISVDKNKGYQADMDFSTQIQVALDLDKFSDVRMNSGNVVTVGKTLTVNYMLLPDQTGEFILEAVVQNLELSPIIMTLVPFDMTVPGDIQEGIDGIGDMADGSNELVEKTTDLQEGIQSVTDAVYDLSKGAKGLMTGAEQVEEGLQEATEGITSFQDQSTQMVTSVHELVTGIGSAQASVEQLTGGYSSIKENMDNLLEGKEQTLALAQNMIASGVEDNINLGHQLIAQMEAYTQMAISMEQLNAGLHTYVAGINKVETGMKAYHQQVSQLPSQVGQLTTGLQHLHGGTHDLSKGIKALHKGASQLNQQTKELPSHMHQLQDGQKELHSGIATIHEKVNAYESLTAREGTRSSFVDLGNPIETNTQLIIQTPPIRLEKKEIIPHVAEEKKTFWDRVLDLFR
- a CDS encoding efflux RND transporter permease subunit, with translation MKKFAGFIVHHHKIFIGLYLVVLLVSAFAMQYVTINSDLSSYLPDNTMTKKGEKILREEFDMLGQGILAIQNKELYEVADTVEKIKSIEGVHKVTWLGDYEDIKKPIGFMNEKSVDKFIKEDAYILYIFLEHSNNSSRSFAIMDEINHVVEGDYYLGGPAMQSKEGMESALKELPKYLVLGVIIIFFILMASTSSYFEPIFFLITIGISVVINMGTNIFLDDVSSITFSATAILQLALSMDYSIFLLHTFHDERSKGHALKASMINAIAKTFSSVSASALTTVGGFSALLLMRYGMGADLGIVLGKGVFFSLIAVLTLQPCLIILFDKLIEKYTHKVYLPSFKKVAGMAVKYRHIIMIIALILMIPTFKAQRKVTYNYLVSTNHQEENPLKEVVDNLGTQAILIVPHDNKVTHEHYIQDIQQLEYVRDMTGLYTLVDHTIPQAFIPEEVIHQYTTDQYAYYMVELIGGREDQITLQTIDELDQISQKYFDDYYITGDTQAVKDLSDVTPDDFVKVSIASVIIIFIILMLTFKSIKFPILLVLVIQLGIWINLSITYFMGTSINFISYIIISAIQLGATIDYAILLTDKYRHFSKKMPNIDAVKQAVHKSGQSILVSAMIILSACLCVHYMTSNVAVGEVTLLIGRGAVISTILVILLLPALFVITKKKKHSHKRG
- a CDS encoding TetR/AcrR family transcriptional regulator, translated to MKKSDEARQKIMHATIELLSKQGHATIKEISDMSHVNVAAVNYYYGDKQSLYNKVIDYVSEELKGNITKLIDGSTNDLEPVVKEVINIIYHWTLKYNGVLKYMIGNNSQDGKEAFMFNHLFYDEAFSKKIYAHLEEYTGIHDQELLYIKYMIIFSSFAFPMMIEFIRNEGTLNDSMHATSLSQPSFKKKYIDELIKVIMD
- a CDS encoding endonuclease MutS2, which produces MNQKTLNTLEYNKIIGQLVDLTSSKMAKEISMNLQPHYDLTYIRKKQQETTEAVTMILKRGSLPLGGLKDIRSSLKRLSIGGNLSMLELLHIGEVLRVCSQVKSYAKGAKDANQFLNLELLYNLFDNIEVLHPLYKEITRCIISEEEMADDASRELHQIRRQMKVSNEKIKEQLNRIITSSSYKTMLQDPIITIRNDRYCVPVKQEYRGSFKGMIHDQSASGSTLFIEPMSVVELNNKVKELFTKEKQEIEKILARLSSFCYEHAFQLDANTKLLTEIDFIFAKGELSIALNCTEPTFNDHKHIRIIKGRHPLLDQKTVVPIDIHLGQDFTTLMITGPNTGGKTVTLKTVGLLTLMGQAGLHIPASANSQLSIFDHIFADIGDEQSIEQSLSTFSSHMTNIIDILAHATEDSLVLFDELGAGTDPTEGAALAMAILDNLHAKDILTVATTHYSELKVYALSTSGVENACCEFDVKTLRPTYRLLIGIPGKSNAFAISKRLGLSDDIIDEAKQLLEQKEVRFEDLITELEISKKTTLMEKEKAERYSREAEQLKEKVEVQKEKIAQQKERILKEAKEEAYKVLSLAKDKADHIIKEMTKLSKHTGNAKEMESHRSSLRSSITSMEKGLSSSMKPKKNVTKSLKDVKAGDMVFVTTLNQKGTVLSPPNAKGDVQLQMGIMKTKVNIKDLSYVGGGDITYKNQTPKTKKSVSSKSMSISPEVDVRGCMVDEALGILDKFLDDAYLSHLPQVTIIHGKGTGALRTGIHGFLRRVKYIKSFRIGSFGEGESGVTIVEFK
- a CDS encoding response regulator transcription factor, giving the protein MESKQKILIVDDDPNITELISLYLNKEGYLTKFVHNGNNALKIFQTFAPNLVILDLMLPGMDGYDVCKEIRKMSNIPIIMLTAKGETFDKILGLELGADDYMVKPFDTKELTARVKAVLRRYQPRDDKTKQVVVPNLTINLSNYTVIYFDEKIEMPPKELELLYFLASNANQVFTREQLLDRIWGYEYIGDTRTVDVHVKRIREKIKKSDYWGIKTVWGIGYKFEVK
- a CDS encoding sensor histidine kinase, whose amino-acid sequence is MFKSFVSKFFTLYAALTLLTFICLTSFITYVINGYFISDKSDKLIESGRIINEMYLLEDINSSYFRTAINSMSRAYGSRIWIVTNNGTILMDSESNKLSGITFDTQRPNIQKAIEGHHVTFTGNFYGLFRERMITVIVPIRYNNETMGLIFLHAYYPSITNATNPFFRVTLISLLFSLVVSIMLMYLFSRRITKIFQQMNKTAKSIANGNFESRIMIHSNDEFGELATNLNYMAAELGKLEEMRRGFIANISHDFRSPLTSIKGFVQAILDGTIPPENQDKYLNIVLNESNRLTSLTNDILLLAKLENNGITINRTSFDIHNLIREVIIQFEQKIIDKKMEITILIDEKAVFVDADRQKIQRVLYNMIDNAVKFCGKGDRLTIETTKYKEKINISIKDTGPGIKEEDIKYIFNRFHKADRSRGKDKKGTGLGLSIVKEIINAHGETINVNSQLNKGTEFVFTLTLDKGNKMYR
- the gdhA gene encoding NADP-specific glutamate dehydrogenase — encoded protein: MLILKNTANIFENVKQRNRHEPEFLQAVEEVLASIDPVLDKHPEYESVVRCIVEPERLIIFRVPWIDDMGNVKINRGFRVQFNSAIGPYKGGLRFHPSVNASIIKFLGFEQIFKNSLTGLPIGGGKGGSDFDPKGKTDNEIMRFCQSFMTELSRYIGAYTDVPAGDMGVGAREIGYLYGQYKRIKGLNEGVLTGKGLQYGGSLTRTEATGFGLIYLMEEILRHHQDTLQDKTVVISGSGNVAIYATEKAQQLGAKVVALSDSTGYIYDPDGIKLDIVKRIKEVERKRIHEYVRYYPTAQYYDGCSGIWSIPCDVALPCATQNEIDEGSAKILVKNGCIAIGEGANMPSTPEAIEVYLTHNIKFAPGKAANAGGVAVSALEMTQNSMRLSWSFEEVDKKLQDIMKNIFISMRDAAIAYGQEGNYVIGSNIAGFLKVAQAMHAQGTV